A window from Branchiostoma floridae strain S238N-H82 chromosome 16, Bfl_VNyyK, whole genome shotgun sequence encodes these proteins:
- the LOC118432774 gene encoding uncharacterized protein LOC118432774, with amino-acid sequence MTATSDEDQKLLQAIDSKLQKVIEEAEERARKIVEKGLKDRDGKITEQRKKDIKTMTKEFCTTTTAHGISRVAEANTVRSRIIWTAILISCVTLFVYQAAILIKAYFEYPVNVDIKVVDNNKLTFPSVTVCNNNRLRRSMLRGTRHGALLELDERTENDTRDYLRGKRDVPSMTISTTVEHDPIIIPMYSRRLQVGYLTNESTDASTECRRQSQQLCTLTQLLRAPEDDTRSEWSYFSQQGWAAKLFHQCNATGQHDTCDTCYNNKILLRRVDDITAKINSTLCCKPDSYVKLTNQTFETHIEALESSACANLVGDHGLTSTDWSDYVDEYGEVVLFCGHVNGNGYNFQHLSHPVLTSHVAILPRSNGQNDWGNKNMRVEFLGCEETDCIFGIFLHPVLPTMNMIDPSSISCSSKDCVTNVTTYCGTVRSSGNDICQDWACPNRYFDYCLEENFCRFAPNGDHTNLVCPSASGSQEANLTSAPCQSIAKCSISENDDEPIFPTRHGFYQQTYAAQYCEERGKQLCSLEQLVLLNAFKDVKATEWGWIGDKDMKAIFEEDCTNSTSEFCFKNNYRYRVANEVRNVAYCCDDSLFRLTEKTYHNHSSAEKGCRDQGMQLCLPSQLLAIHGASIRRDRYPEDLAWINMADKVALLNDTCGCNVGERCVDHRFPLYEINHPEAYKALCCEESFLLSQDQFSNQLEAFTVCNKTGKQTCSRPQLNDLYNDGVRNEDFSWFSESHGVARLQGQCNTSDPNCNPGVTYKNVIASNDTAFSVYCCKPDSVKTPSNQSIPKRADITNHFMGCNNPLGMESGVILRDQIRTSSIFDQKHSPNHARLNSVSSWKMAENDTTPWIQVDLLDSHMLAGVIIQGGGKDGGYVSSFSLSFSIDGDQWQMTNLPTLFVGNKDGQTPNHVYFPRAVATRYVQLHPRSWKRTGGVRLELVGCRSSSCAIARKTNEKGVQFYHHHQAMCAEPECIVGRGLNYRGKQNVTRSGRPCQKWNSHDPQDHCTTPSLYPDADLSENYCRNIPDHPSKAPWCFTGEQDWEYCHVERCEVGCVDLKLNSVGGENDWDGFLLSSNTDDYTDITDFSMATREEIAEMGHQKEDLILQCTFDKERCSLDDFKVTQNAKYGNCFTFNHGEDDKVRTTTKVGAEFGLKLTLSIESDEYVGLFGQDPGAKVTIHSVGSTPFPEGNALNTKPGESTFVGLKRSSVKRQPHPYGDCTSYQERDELYGGRYTYETCQHSCLQAALLDKCGCSDELIVINSTLCSVLNKTQECCRQEVRKRHEDGNLLCNCRQSCEEDSYALWLSSSLWPSDRYVWYVLENIHTRSRARNLPLSPDELRQNLARVHVYFRDLNYELINENPTYTEETLLSGLGGLLGLYVGLSVITVFEFINLVVDVVKVACKKERKDKGNMEPPVIMTGS; translated from the exons ATGACAGCCACCAGCGACGAAGATCAGAAGCTGCTCCAAGCCATAGACTCGAAGCTCCAAAAAGTCATCGAGGAAGCGGAGGAACGTGCGAGAAAGATAGTCGAGAAAGGTCTTAAGGATCGAGACGGAAAGATAACGGAACAGAGGAAAAAAGACATCAAG ACGATGACAAAGGAATTCTGTACGACCACCACCGCCCATGGCATCAGCCGAGTGGCAGAAGCTAACACAGTTAGATCAAG GATCATTTGGACCGCCATACTCATCAGCTGCGTCACCCTGTTCGTGTAccaggccgccatcttgatcAAAGCGTACTTTGAGTACCCGGTCAATGTCGACATCAAGGTTGTGGACAACAACAAGCTCACCTTTCCTTCCGTTACTGTCTGCAACAACAACCG ATTACGCAGATCCATGCTAAGAGGCACCCGGCATGGCGCTTTGCTGGAGCTGGATGAGCGAACTGAAAATGACACGCGGGACTACTTGCGGGGAAAGAGAGATGTACCCTCTATGACCATATCCACGACTGTCGAACACGATCCCATTATCATTCCCATGTATAGCAGGAGACTCCAAGTCGGCTATCTCACGAACGAAAGCACCGATGCTTCTACGGAGTGTAG ACGTCAATCTCAACAACTGTGCACCTTGACTCAGCTCCTGAGAGCACCTGAAGATGACACACGGTCAGAATGGAGCTACTTCAGCCAACAGGGGTGGGCAGCTAAGCTCTTCCATCAGTGCAACGCGACTGGACAACATGATACTTGTGACACGTGCTACAATAACAA GATTCTTCTGAGACGTGTAGATGACATCACTGCTAAAATCAACTCCACGCTCTGCTGCAAACCTGACAGTTACGTCAAACTAACCAATCAAACCTTCGAAACTCACATCGAGGCTTTGGAGTCAAGCGCATGCGCAAACTTAGTTGGCGAT CACGGCCTGACGTCGACTGATTGGTCAGACTATGTAGATGAGTATGGTGAAGTCGTCCTTTTCTGCGGTCATGTCAACGGCAATGGCTACAACTTCCAGCATCTGTCACACCCTGTCTTAACCAGTCACGTCGCCATTCTGCCTCGTTCCAACGGACAGAACGATTggggaaataaaaacatgagAGTTGAGTTTCTTGGATGTGAAGAGACTGACTGCATCTTTGGCATCTTTCTTCATCCCGTATTACCGACAATGAACATGATAGATCCCAGCTCCATCAGCTGCAGCAGCAAAGACTGTGTGACAAACGTCACCACATATTGCGGGACCGTTCGGTCTTCTGGTAACGACATCTGCCAGGACTGGGCCTGCCCTAACCGGTACTTCGACTATTGCCTGGAGGAAAACTTTTGCCGGTTTGCACCGAATGGAGATCACACAAACCTAGTCTGTCCTTCTGCCTCTGGTTCCCAAGAAGCAAACCTGACTTCTGCTCCCTGTCAGTCGATCGCAAAATGCTCCATCAGCGAGAATGACGACGAACCAATATTCCCCACACGGCACGGGTTTTACCAGCAAACTTACGCCGCCCAGTATTGTGAAGAACGTGGGAAACAACTGTGTTCTCTAGAGCAACTGGTCTTGTTAAACGCATTCAAAGATGTCAAGGCAACTGAATGGGGCTGGATCGGTGATAAGGACATGAAGGCCATATTTGAAGAAGACTGCACAAACTCAACTTCggaattttgtttcaaaaacaaTTATCGTTATCGAGTTGCAAATGAAGTACGAAATGTAGCTTACTGCTGTGACGACTCCCTGTTTAGACTCACGGAGAAGACTTACCATAACCACAGCAGTGCTGAGAAGGGCTGCCGTGACCAGGGAATGCAACTTTGTCTACCTTCACAGCTACTCGCCATCCATGGTGCTTCCATCAGGCGCGACAGGTACCCAGAAGACCTTGCGTGGATCAACATGGCCGACAAAGTTGCACTGCTTAACGACACCTGCGGCTGTAATGTTGGCGAAAGATGCGTCGATCATAGATTTCCTTTATACGAAATCAATCACCCTGAAGCGTACAAAGCGTTATGTTGTGAGGAGAGTTTCTTATTGAGTCAGGACCAGTTTTCCAACCAGTTGGAGGCCTTTACAGTGTGCAACAAGACCGGCAAGCAGACCTGTTCGCGCCCGCAACTCAATGACTTGTATAACGACGGCGTTCGAAACGAAGATTTTTCATGGTTTTCCGAGTCACATGGCGTGGCTCGTCTTCAAGGTCAGTGCAACACATCGGATCCTAATTGTAACCCAGGTGtaacatacaaaaatgtcattGCATCCAACGATACGGCCTTTTCTGTCTACTGTTGTAAACCAGACTCAGTCAAAACGCCGTCAAATCAATCCATCCCAAAGAGAGCCGATATAACAAATCACTTCATGGGCTGTAACAACCCGCTTGGTATGGAGAGTGGTGTTATTTTACGGGATCAGATTCGAACTTCATCTATCTTTGATCAGAAACATTCGCCAAACCATGCCCGGCTTAACAGCGTGTCCTCCTGGAAGATGGCGGAAAATGACACCACGCCGTGGATACAAGTGGACTTACTAGACTCACATATGCTGGCCGGGGTGATCATACAAGGAGGTGGTAAGGATGGTGGCTACGTCTCATCCTTCTCATTATCCTTCAGCATCGACGGAGATCAGTGGCAAATGACAAATTTGCCGACGTTGTTCGTCGGAAACAAAGATGGCCAAACCCCAAACCACGTATACTTTCCCCGCGCAGTCGCCACTCGATACGTGCAATTGCACCCACGATCATGGAAACGAACAGGAGGCGTGCGTCTCGAACTAGTTGGTTGTAGATCCTCCAGCTGTGCGATTGcaagaaaaacaaatgaaaaaggtGTTCagttttatcatcatcatcaggcgATGTGCGCGGAACCCGAGTGCATTGTGGGTCGTGGCCTGAACTACAGAGGCAAGCAGAACGTCACCAGAAGCGGTCGGCCATGTCAGAAATGGAACTCGCATGACCCACAGGATCATTGCACCACACCCTCACTCTACCCGGATGCAGATCTATCTGAAAACTACTGCCGTAACATACCGGATCACCCGTCCAAAGCACCGTGGTGCTTCACAGGCGAGCAGGACTGGGAGTACTGTCATGTCGAACGTTGTGAAGTTGGCTGTGTCGACTTGAAGCTAAACTCTGTTGGTGGAGAGAACGACTGGGATGGATTCCTTCTCAGCTCAAACACAGATGATTACACAGACATCACAGACTTCTCAATGGCTACACGAGAAGAGATTGCTGAGATGGGTCACCAAAAGGAAGACCTCATCCTACAGTGTACCTTTGACAAAGAACGTTGCTCATTGGACGATTTTAAAGTGACGCAAAACGCCAAATATGGCAACTGTTTTACCTTCAATCACGGCGAAGACGACAAAGTTCGAACCACGACCAAGGTGGGAGCGGAGTTCGGTTTAAAACTGACACTGTCAATCGAGTCTGACGAATACGTGGGCCTGTTTGGTCAGGATCCCGGAGCAAAGGTCACCATACATAGTGTCGGTTCGACGCCGTTTCCTGAAGGTAACGCTCTAAATACCAAACCTGGAGAGAGCACTTTCGTCGGCTTGAAACGCAGTTCTGTCAAACGACAGCCACATCCTTACGGAGACTGTACTTCATACCAGGAAAGAGACGAGCTGTACGGTGGAAGGTATACGTACGAAACGTGTCAACATTCGTGTCTACAGGCAGCCTTACTGGACAAGTGTGGCTGTTCTGACGAACTGATCGTCATCAATAGCACATTGTGTAGTGTACTGAACAAAACACAGGAGTGCTGTCGTCAAGAAGTCCGAAAACGCCACGAGGACGGCAACCTTCTTTGCAATTGTCGGCAATCCTGTGAGGAAGATTCCTACGCTCTTTGGCTGTCATCTTCCTTGTGGCCATCAGACAGGTACGTCTGGTACGTCTTGGAAAACATCCACACCAGGAGCCGGGCTCGAAATTTGCCGCTCAGCCCCGATGAACTACGACAAAATCTCGCGAGAGTCCACGTGTACTTCCGTGACTTGAATTACGAACTGATCAATGAAAATCCCACTTATACTGAGGAAACTTTACTCAGCGGCCTCGGTGGGTTGTTGGGACTGTATGTAGGTCTGTCTGTCATTACGGTCTTTGAGTTTATCAATTTGGTCGTTGATGTAGTGAAGGTTGCTTgtaagaaagaaaggaaagataaGGGCAACATGGAACCCCCTGTCATAATGACTGGTAGCTGA